Proteins found in one Pagrus major chromosome 20, Pma_NU_1.0 genomic segment:
- the zdhhc6 gene encoding palmitoyltransferase ZDHHC6 isoform X1: MNFLSTFVTFENLHEVRRLCHWGPVIALSVIAICSTMAILDSIIWYWPLDTTGGSINFIMLINWTVLILYNYFNAMFVGPGYIPLGWKPENQLDTQYLQYCRVCQGYKAPRSHHCRKCNRCVMKMDHHCPWINNCCGHLNHAYFTSFLLLAPLGCSHAAIIFIMTMYTQLYERISFGWSTVKIDMSAVRQFQPLMPFSVPAFAATLFALGLALGTTIAVGMLFIIQMKVIIRNKTSIESWIEEKAKDRIQHYQTGEDFIFPYDLGSRWLNFKQVFTWSGTPKGDGLEWPVHPKCHQHTLTIEQLKQKADKRVRSQVQYRAVEDYNGACCPLSKGLQTFFRTPCTEEPRIPLCKGDTILATRGTKWWMYGDKVLSEEEMIGGDRVRGWFPRRCVEKCHYDTAASDSTSDKKVN, encoded by the exons ATGAACTTCCTGTCAACCTTTGTGACATTCGAGAACCTCCATGAGGTTCGAAGATTGTGCCACTGGGGTCCAGTCATAGCCTTGTCTGTCATTGCTATATGCTCCACCATGGCAATTCTGGACTCCATTATCTGGTATTGGCCGCTTGACACTACAGGTGGCAGCATTAACTTCATCATGCTCATCAACTGGACTGTCCTCATTCTCTACAACTACTTCAACGCTATGTTTGTTGGACCTGGATACATCCCCCTTGGATGGAAACCA GAGAATCAACTGGATACCCAGTACCTACAGTACTGCAGAGTGTGCCAAGGGTACAAGGCCCCCAGATCACACCATTGTCGCAAGTGTAACAG GTGCGTGATGAAGATGGACCACCACTGCCCTTGGATCAACAACTGCTGCGGCCACCTGAACCACGCCTACTTCACTAGCTTCCTGCTGCTGGCTCCACTGGGCTGCTCACACGCTGCCATCATCTTCATTATGACCATGTACACGCAGCTGTATGAGAGG ATATCATTTGGCTGGAGCACAGTGAAGATTGACATGAGTGCTGTGCGTCAGTTCCAGCCCCTCATGCCCTTCAGTGTGCCCGCCTTTGCTGCCACACTCTTTGCCTTAGGCTTGGCACTGGGCACCACTATTGCCGTTGGCATGCTTTTCATCATACAG ATGAAAGTCATCATTCGAAATAAGACCTCGATCGAGTCCTGGATCGAGGAAAAG GCCAAAGACAGAATACAGCACTACCAAACAGGGGAGGACTTCATCTTCCCATACGACCTCGGCAGCCGCTGGCTGAACTTCAAGCAAGTCTTCACGTGGTCAGGGACGCCCAAGGGTGATGGCCTTGAATGGCCAGTCCACCCCAAGTGTCACCAGCACACCTTAACT ATTGAGCAACTGAAGCAGAAAGCTGACAAACGAGTTAGAAGT CAGGTCCAGTACCGGGCAGTGGAGGACTATAACGGAGCTTGCTGTCCGCTAAGCAAAGGTCTCCAAACCTTTTTCAGAACCCCCTGCACCGAGGAACCCAGGATCCCCCTCTGCAAGGGGGACACCATTCTGGCCACCCGTGGCACCAA ATGGTGGATGTATGGGGACAAAGTTTTGAGCGAGGAGGAGATGATAG GGGGAGACCGTGTAAGGGGATGGTTTCCAAGGCGATGTGTGGAGAAGTGCCATTATGACACAGCTGCCAGTGATAGCACCAGCGATAAGAAagtaaattaa
- the zdhhc6 gene encoding palmitoyltransferase ZDHHC6 isoform X2, translating to MNFLSTFVTFENLHEVRRLCHWGPVIALSVIAICSTMAILDSIIWYWPLDTTGGSINFIMLINWTVLILYNYFNAMFVGPGYIPLGWKPENQLDTQYLQYCRVCQGYKAPRSHHCRKCNRCVMKMDHHCPWINNCCGHLNHAYFTSFLLLAPLGCSHAAIIFIMTMYTQLYERISFGWSTVKIDMSAVRQFQPLMPFSVPAFAATLFALGLALGTTIAVGMLFIIQMKVIIRNKTSIESWIEEKAKDRIQHYQTGEDFIFPYDLGSRWLNFKQVFTWSGTPKGDGLEWPVHPKCHQHTLTIEQLKQKADKRVRSVQYRAVEDYNGACCPLSKGLQTFFRTPCTEEPRIPLCKGDTILATRGTKWWMYGDKVLSEEEMIGGDRVRGWFPRRCVEKCHYDTAASDSTSDKKVN from the exons ATGAACTTCCTGTCAACCTTTGTGACATTCGAGAACCTCCATGAGGTTCGAAGATTGTGCCACTGGGGTCCAGTCATAGCCTTGTCTGTCATTGCTATATGCTCCACCATGGCAATTCTGGACTCCATTATCTGGTATTGGCCGCTTGACACTACAGGTGGCAGCATTAACTTCATCATGCTCATCAACTGGACTGTCCTCATTCTCTACAACTACTTCAACGCTATGTTTGTTGGACCTGGATACATCCCCCTTGGATGGAAACCA GAGAATCAACTGGATACCCAGTACCTACAGTACTGCAGAGTGTGCCAAGGGTACAAGGCCCCCAGATCACACCATTGTCGCAAGTGTAACAG GTGCGTGATGAAGATGGACCACCACTGCCCTTGGATCAACAACTGCTGCGGCCACCTGAACCACGCCTACTTCACTAGCTTCCTGCTGCTGGCTCCACTGGGCTGCTCACACGCTGCCATCATCTTCATTATGACCATGTACACGCAGCTGTATGAGAGG ATATCATTTGGCTGGAGCACAGTGAAGATTGACATGAGTGCTGTGCGTCAGTTCCAGCCCCTCATGCCCTTCAGTGTGCCCGCCTTTGCTGCCACACTCTTTGCCTTAGGCTTGGCACTGGGCACCACTATTGCCGTTGGCATGCTTTTCATCATACAG ATGAAAGTCATCATTCGAAATAAGACCTCGATCGAGTCCTGGATCGAGGAAAAG GCCAAAGACAGAATACAGCACTACCAAACAGGGGAGGACTTCATCTTCCCATACGACCTCGGCAGCCGCTGGCTGAACTTCAAGCAAGTCTTCACGTGGTCAGGGACGCCCAAGGGTGATGGCCTTGAATGGCCAGTCCACCCCAAGTGTCACCAGCACACCTTAACT ATTGAGCAACTGAAGCAGAAAGCTGACAAACGAGTTAGAAGT GTCCAGTACCGGGCAGTGGAGGACTATAACGGAGCTTGCTGTCCGCTAAGCAAAGGTCTCCAAACCTTTTTCAGAACCCCCTGCACCGAGGAACCCAGGATCCCCCTCTGCAAGGGGGACACCATTCTGGCCACCCGTGGCACCAA ATGGTGGATGTATGGGGACAAAGTTTTGAGCGAGGAGGAGATGATAG GGGGAGACCGTGTAAGGGGATGGTTTCCAAGGCGATGTGTGGAGAAGTGCCATTATGACACAGCTGCCAGTGATAGCACCAGCGATAAGAAagtaaattaa